A single genomic interval of Microbulbifer variabilis harbors:
- a CDS encoding helix-turn-helix transcriptional regulator, translating to MDFILWDQLHKAISSKQWIYLSYTSLVGSRSKRIVYPLGLFYWGGKWTLGGWCGLKQDYRDFRIDRIESLDLEVSQRELPTNVSLSDYIEVQKSSSLQNTTDTMLSGV from the coding sequence GTGGACTTCATTTTGTGGGACCAGCTTCATAAAGCGATTAGTTCAAAGCAGTGGATTTATCTTTCATATACTTCTCTGGTAGGCAGTAGGTCAAAGAGAATTGTTTATCCCTTGGGTCTCTTCTATTGGGGTGGCAAGTGGACCCTTGGTGGATGGTGTGGTTTAAAGCAAGATTATCGTGACTTTAGAATTGATCGTATTGAAAGCCTTGACCTGGAAGTGTCCCAGCGTGAACTTCCCACTAATGTAAGCTTGTCAGATTATATTGAGGTGCAGAAAAGCTCATCTTTGCAAAACACTACTGACACAATGCTGTCAGGAGTCTAA